From the Streptomyces sp. Tu 2975 genome, one window contains:
- a CDS encoding MerR family transcriptional regulator, whose translation MAERQMQIGEVAERTGLSLRTIRHYEEVGLVIPSARSKGGFRLYTEADVERLMVIRRMKPLDFSLDEMRDLLEITDRIADRKDPPAAEEREHLHARLDSYRQVADARCEKLRAQLVAAEDFAATLRRRMDAAR comes from the coding sequence ATGGCTGAGCGCCAGATGCAGATCGGCGAGGTGGCGGAGCGGACCGGCTTGTCGCTGCGGACGATCCGCCACTACGAGGAGGTCGGCCTCGTCATCCCTTCCGCACGCAGCAAGGGCGGCTTCCGCCTCTACACCGAGGCCGACGTCGAGCGGCTGATGGTCATCCGCCGGATGAAGCCGCTGGACTTCTCCCTCGACGAGATGCGGGACCTGCTGGAGATCACCGACCGCATCGCGGACAGGAAGGACCCGCCGGCCGCCGAGGAGCGGGAACACCTCCACGCCCGCCTGGACTCCTACCGGCAGGTCGCCGACGCCCGCTGCGAGAAGCTGCGCGCCCAACTGGTGGCCGCCGAGGACTTCGCGGCGACGCTCAGGCGGCGGATGGACGCCGCGAGGTAG
- a CDS encoding SulP family inorganic anion transporter has protein sequence MSSSLSEGRRLRMSAPDWLASPKVFRTEVLAGLVVALALIPEAISFSIIAGVDPAVGLFASFTMAVVISVVGGRKAMISAATGAIALVIAPLNQQYGLGHLVAAVILGGLFQIVLGALGVAKLMRFVPRSVMVGFVNSLAILIFMAQVPEMRDVPWAVYPLIAAGLVLMVLFPRITKVVPAPLVSIVVLTVITVGAGIAVPDVGDKGALPSSLPVPGLPDVPFTMETLSTIAPYAFALVGLMESLMTAKLVDDLTDTRSSKTRESIGQGVANVVTGFFGGMGGCAMIGQTMINVKVSGARTRLSTFLAGAFLMVLCVVFGPVVSDIPMAALVAVMIMVSAATFDWHSISPKTLKRMPLGETTVMVVTVTAVVATHNLAIGVVLGSVTAMVIFARRVAHLAEVTGVVDPDGKQAVYAVTGELFFASSNDIVHRFDYKDDPDDVVIDLTDAHIWDASSVAALDAIGSKYAQRGKKVTIVGLNRPSAEMHDRLAGRLGAGH, from the coding sequence ATGTCTTCTTCGCTGTCCGAAGGACGCCGGCTGCGCATGTCCGCGCCCGACTGGCTCGCCTCACCGAAGGTCTTCAGGACCGAGGTGCTGGCCGGCCTGGTGGTGGCGCTGGCACTGATCCCCGAGGCCATCTCCTTCTCCATCATCGCGGGGGTCGACCCGGCCGTCGGCCTGTTCGCGTCGTTCACGATGGCCGTGGTGATCTCGGTCGTCGGCGGACGCAAGGCCATGATCTCCGCCGCCACCGGGGCGATCGCTCTGGTCATCGCGCCGCTCAACCAGCAGTACGGTCTCGGCCATCTCGTCGCCGCCGTGATCCTCGGCGGACTCTTCCAGATCGTGCTCGGCGCCCTGGGCGTGGCGAAACTGATGCGGTTCGTGCCGCGCAGCGTCATGGTCGGCTTCGTCAACTCCCTGGCGATCCTGATCTTCATGGCGCAGGTGCCGGAGATGCGAGACGTCCCGTGGGCCGTCTATCCGCTGATCGCCGCCGGCCTGGTGCTCATGGTGCTCTTCCCGAGGATCACCAAGGTCGTTCCGGCGCCGCTGGTCTCCATCGTCGTCCTGACCGTCATCACCGTCGGCGCCGGTATCGCGGTGCCCGACGTGGGCGACAAGGGCGCGCTTCCTTCGTCGCTGCCGGTGCCGGGCCTGCCCGATGTGCCGTTCACCATGGAGACGCTGTCGACGATCGCGCCGTACGCCTTCGCCCTGGTCGGCCTGATGGAGTCGCTGATGACGGCCAAACTCGTCGACGACCTCACCGACACCCGTTCCAGCAAGACCCGGGAGTCCATCGGCCAAGGCGTGGCCAATGTCGTCACCGGCTTCTTCGGCGGTATGGGCGGCTGCGCCATGATCGGCCAGACCATGATCAACGTGAAGGTCTCCGGTGCCCGCACCCGGCTGTCCACCTTCCTGGCCGGTGCCTTCCTGATGGTGCTGTGCGTGGTCTTCGGGCCGGTCGTCTCCGACATCCCGATGGCCGCACTGGTCGCCGTCATGATCATGGTGTCGGCCGCCACGTTCGACTGGCACTCGATCAGCCCGAAGACGCTGAAGCGGATGCCGCTGGGCGAGACGACCGTCATGGTCGTCACCGTCACCGCCGTGGTCGCCACCCACAACCTCGCCATCGGTGTCGTTCTCGGATCGGTCACCGCGATGGTGATCTTCGCCAGGCGGGTGGCGCATCTCGCGGAGGTGACCGGCGTGGTCGACCCGGACGGCAAGCAGGCCGTCTACGCGGTCACCGGCGAGCTCTTCTTCGCCTCCTCGAACGACATCGTCCACCGCTTCGACTACAAGGACGACCCGGACGACGTGGTCATCGACCTCACCGACGCCCACATCTGGGACGCGTCCTCGGTCGCAGCTCTGGACGCGATCGGGAGCAAGTACGCGCAGCGCGGCAAGAAGGTCACGATCGTCGGGCTGAACAGGCCCAGCGCCGAGATGCACGACAGGCTCGCCGGCCGGCTCGGCGCCGGGCACTGA
- a CDS encoding rod shape-determining protein, producing the protein MTGFGARPGGRRRTAGPVCRICPRFAIDIGSSRTRAWSPGRGVILDVPTVTFPGADALYPVRRGDIVDPEGAARMLERLFRRRVSGFSRPLVVVTTPVLGGPRFRSAVLTALEVLHPRTVLTVPTAKAIALGAGADLGRPLLVADIGAHVTEVALLCDGEVTDAYRTALGTGDIGGSVTFRDITGAVVAMVTDMLRLDESEQTVDALGRGLLLAGGGALRPEFTYDLTGQLRVPVQPVPAPHTAALRGASHVLESAHRHPATHAEEHAPERGTT; encoded by the coding sequence GTGACCGGCTTCGGTGCCCGGCCCGGCGGGCGCCGTCGAACGGCCGGGCCGGTGTGCCGGATCTGCCCGCGCTTCGCCATCGACATCGGCAGTTCCCGCACCCGGGCCTGGTCCCCGGGCCGCGGTGTCATCCTCGACGTCCCTACGGTGACGTTCCCGGGCGCCGATGCCCTGTACCCCGTCCGGCGCGGTGACATCGTCGACCCCGAGGGCGCTGCCCGGATGCTCGAGCGTCTGTTCCGGCGCCGTGTGTCCGGCTTCAGCCGCCCGCTGGTCGTCGTCACCACACCGGTGCTCGGCGGGCCCCGCTTCCGCAGCGCGGTTCTCACCGCGCTCGAGGTGCTGCATCCCCGTACGGTCCTGACCGTCCCCACCGCGAAGGCGATCGCGCTGGGAGCGGGCGCGGACCTGGGCCGGCCGCTGCTCGTCGCGGACATCGGCGCGCATGTCACGGAGGTCGCGCTGCTCTGCGACGGCGAGGTGACGGACGCGTACCGTACGGCGCTGGGAACCGGCGACATCGGCGGCTCCGTCACCTTCCGCGACATCACGGGCGCGGTCGTCGCCATGGTCACCGACATGCTGCGGCTCGACGAGTCCGAGCAGACCGTGGACGCCCTGGGGCGGGGTCTCCTCCTGGCGGGAGGCGGTGCGCTACGGCCGGAGTTCACCTACGACCTCACCGGGCAGTTGCGGGTCCCCGTCCAGCCGGTCCCCGCACCGCACACGGCGGCGCTGAGAGGGGCCTCCCACGTCCTGGAGTCGGCCCACCGCCACCCCGCGACCCATGCGGAGGAGCATGCACCGGAACGGGGGACGACATGA
- a CDS encoding mandelate racemase/muconate lactonizing enzyme family protein yields MRITGISTHVIGTPWRNLTYVQVHTDEGLTGIGETRMLGHTDALVGYLREAEANHISGSDPFAVEDLVRRMKYGDYGRAGEIVMSGIACVEMACWDIKGKALGVPVWQLLGGKVHDRVKAYANGWYTTERTPEAYHKAARTVMERGYRALKIDPFGTGHYELSHEETLYSVSLIEAVRDAIGPDAELMLEMHGRFSPSTAVRLANELAPFRPAWLEEPVPPENLKALKKVAEKVDMPVATGERIHDRIEFRELFESQAADILQPDVGHIGGIWETRKLAATAETHYMLVAPHNVGGPVLTAASLQVGFSTPNFKVLEHFNDFADAEIKKVVKGAPQVDPETGCFELSHAPGLGVELDTDAAAEFPQQQARFDLWAEGWEKRAPKGKQS; encoded by the coding sequence TTGCGCATCACGGGAATCAGCACACATGTGATCGGCACGCCCTGGCGCAACCTCACCTACGTCCAGGTGCACACCGACGAGGGGCTCACCGGCATCGGGGAGACCCGCATGCTGGGCCACACCGACGCGCTGGTGGGCTATCTGCGCGAGGCCGAGGCCAACCACATCTCCGGATCCGACCCGTTCGCCGTCGAAGACCTCGTGCGCCGCATGAAGTACGGCGACTACGGTCGCGCCGGCGAGATCGTCATGTCCGGCATCGCGTGTGTGGAGATGGCGTGCTGGGACATCAAGGGCAAGGCCCTCGGCGTGCCCGTCTGGCAGCTGCTCGGCGGCAAGGTCCACGACCGTGTCAAGGCGTACGCCAACGGCTGGTACACCACCGAGCGGACCCCGGAGGCCTACCACAAGGCCGCGCGCACGGTCATGGAGCGCGGGTACCGCGCGTTGAAGATCGACCCGTTCGGGACCGGGCACTACGAGCTGTCCCACGAGGAGACGCTCTACTCCGTGTCGCTGATCGAGGCCGTGCGGGACGCCATCGGGCCGGACGCCGAGCTGATGCTCGAGATGCACGGCCGTTTCTCCCCCTCCACCGCCGTGCGCCTGGCGAACGAGCTGGCTCCATTCCGGCCGGCCTGGCTGGAGGAGCCGGTGCCGCCGGAGAACCTCAAAGCTCTGAAGAAGGTGGCGGAGAAGGTCGACATGCCCGTCGCCACCGGTGAGCGCATTCACGACCGCATCGAGTTCCGTGAGCTGTTCGAGTCGCAGGCCGCCGACATCCTCCAGCCGGACGTCGGCCACATCGGCGGCATCTGGGAGACCCGCAAGCTCGCCGCCACGGCGGAGACGCACTACATGCTCGTCGCACCCCACAACGTGGGCGGCCCCGTCCTGACCGCCGCGTCGCTTCAGGTCGGCTTCTCCACACCGAACTTCAAGGTGCTCGAGCACTTCAACGACTTCGCGGACGCCGAGATCAAGAAGGTCGTCAAGGGCGCCCCGCAGGTCGACCCCGAGACCGGTTGCTTCGAGCTCTCCCACGCGCCGGGGCTCGGAGTGGAGCTCGACACCGACGCAGCCGCCGAATTCCCGCAGCAGCAGGCCCGGTTCGACCTGTGGGCAGAGGGCTGGGAGAAGCGCGCCCCGAAGGGGAAGCAGTCGTGA
- a CDS encoding DNA-formamidopyrimidine glycosylase family protein — MPELPDVEGFREVLASCAQGKRIERVAVHDAGVLHGVTVARLRRALEGRRFAEPARHGKWLLARTDGPTLMMHFGMTGRLVCCRPGDPPDAHDRVVLTLGREEVRFRDQRKLQGLWLADDPDADVARILHDQGPDALSVDRAAFGELLSRRRGRVKAALTDQSVLAGLGNLLADEILWRAGLCPTRRADRLDDDELRRLHTEMRRTLRSSVRAGRVPPRKSWLTGRRDDSDPTCPRCDGPLSRARVGGRGTVWCPRCQPDGS; from the coding sequence GTGCCCGAACTGCCCGATGTGGAAGGGTTCCGGGAGGTGCTGGCCTCCTGTGCGCAGGGCAAGCGGATCGAACGGGTCGCGGTGCACGACGCCGGGGTGCTGCACGGCGTCACCGTCGCGCGACTGCGCCGGGCCCTTGAGGGCCGCCGGTTCGCCGAACCGGCCCGGCACGGGAAGTGGCTGCTGGCACGCACCGACGGGCCCACCCTCATGATGCACTTCGGCATGACCGGACGACTGGTGTGCTGCCGGCCGGGCGACCCGCCGGACGCGCACGACCGGGTCGTCCTCACTCTGGGCCGTGAGGAAGTGCGCTTCCGCGATCAGCGCAAGCTGCAGGGCCTGTGGCTCGCCGACGACCCCGACGCCGATGTGGCACGCATCCTGCACGACCAGGGCCCGGACGCGCTGTCGGTGGACCGGGCCGCGTTCGGGGAACTGCTCTCCAGGCGGCGCGGCCGCGTCAAGGCGGCCCTCACCGACCAGTCCGTGCTGGCCGGACTGGGCAATCTGCTTGCCGACGAGATCCTGTGGCGCGCCGGCCTGTGTCCCACCCGCCGGGCGGACCGGCTCGACGACGACGAGCTCAGGCGGCTGCACACCGAGATGCGCCGCACGCTGCGTTCGTCGGTGCGTGCCGGACGCGTTCCGCCGCGGAAGTCCTGGCTCACCGGCCGCCGTGACGACAGCGACCCCACATGTCCGCGGTGCGACGGGCCGCTGAGCCGTGCACGCGTCGGCGGACGCGGCACGGTGTGGTGTCCGCGCTGCCAGCCGGACGGTTCCTGA
- a CDS encoding serine hydrolase, whose translation MIIRFTARLAFCCATAVAAGALGLLPASAAQAEPTPRPASADASPLHRPGTHVGPLNGAPDLPEDVSALSWLVADADTGDVLAAHDAHRRLPPASTIKTLFALTALPRLADAPPHTVTDEELAGVGEGSSLVGIAPGRTYTQDDLWRGVFLSSGNDAVRVLAEMNGGWAATAEKMQAKARALGAFDTHVVSPDGYDEPGQVSSAFDLAVFGRAGLTDRQFASYASTVDAAFPGGTRDDGSPTWTYGIRNTNRLLTGADGVERYPGIIGVKNGYTSNAGNTLVAAARRDGRTLVVTVMNPQSGGGHAVYEEARSLLDWGFAAAGSAEPVGSLEPPAAQKAPPAGPGPVTRAAAPPARAADPAETGTGIAYAWLGGFVGACGVATVLILRTRRRQRPPGWGS comes from the coding sequence ATGATCATCAGATTTACTGCACGGCTGGCCTTTTGCTGCGCGACGGCCGTCGCCGCCGGCGCACTCGGCCTGCTACCGGCCTCCGCCGCGCAGGCCGAACCCACGCCTCGACCCGCCTCCGCCGACGCGTCACCGCTGCACCGGCCGGGCACCCATGTCGGGCCTCTCAACGGGGCCCCCGACCTCCCCGAAGACGTTTCCGCCCTGTCGTGGCTGGTGGCCGACGCGGACACCGGCGACGTGCTCGCCGCCCACGACGCGCACCGCCGCCTGCCGCCCGCCAGCACCATCAAGACGCTTTTCGCCCTCACCGCGCTTCCGCGTCTGGCGGACGCCCCGCCGCACACGGTCACCGATGAGGAACTCGCAGGAGTGGGTGAGGGCAGCAGCCTGGTCGGCATCGCGCCCGGACGTACGTACACACAGGACGACCTGTGGCGAGGCGTCTTCCTGAGCTCCGGCAACGACGCCGTGCGCGTCCTCGCCGAGATGAACGGCGGCTGGGCCGCCACGGCCGAGAAGATGCAGGCCAAAGCCCGTGCCTTGGGCGCGTTCGACACGCACGTGGTCTCCCCCGACGGCTACGACGAACCCGGGCAGGTCTCCTCCGCCTTCGATCTGGCGGTGTTCGGGCGGGCCGGCCTGACGGACCGGCAGTTCGCGTCGTACGCGTCCACCGTCGACGCTGCTTTTCCCGGGGGCACCCGCGACGACGGCAGCCCCACCTGGACGTACGGCATCAGGAACACCAACCGGCTACTGACCGGCGCGGACGGGGTGGAGCGCTACCCGGGGATCATCGGCGTGAAGAACGGCTACACCTCCAACGCCGGCAACACGCTGGTCGCCGCCGCCCGCCGGGACGGACGCACCCTGGTGGTGACGGTGATGAACCCGCAGTCGGGCGGTGGTCACGCCGTCTACGAGGAGGCCCGCTCGCTCCTCGACTGGGGCTTCGCCGCGGCCGGCAGTGCCGAACCCGTCGGGTCGCTGGAGCCGCCGGCCGCACAGAAGGCCCCGCCGGCCGGCCCCGGCCCCGTCACCCGGGCCGCCGCGCCGCCCGCTCGGGCCGCGGACCCGGCGGAGACCGGCACCGGCATCGCGTACGCATGGCTGGGCGGGTTCGTGGGCGCATGCGGCGTGGCCACGGTCCTCATCCTGCGGACGCGTCGCAGGCAGCGCCCGCCGGGGTGGGGTTCCTGA
- a CDS encoding TraR/DksA C4-type zinc finger protein → MSLDAARSDSLPERLTTHEVGQRLQHERNSRLTQLEAIEQEGNDAPRELMIAQKTSIQRVLTEIDAAFARLGAGGYGLCQECRRPIPVERLEILPYARCCVGCQRRAS, encoded by the coding sequence ATGTCGCTCGACGCGGCCCGCTCCGACTCCCTTCCCGAACGTCTCACCACCCACGAGGTCGGTCAGCGCCTCCAGCACGAGCGCAACTCCCGCCTCACGCAGCTCGAGGCGATCGAGCAGGAGGGGAACGACGCGCCGCGGGAGCTGATGATCGCTCAGAAGACTTCGATCCAGCGGGTGCTGACGGAGATCGACGCGGCCTTCGCGCGGCTCGGCGCCGGCGGATACGGACTCTGCCAGGAGTGCAGGCGGCCGATCCCCGTCGAGCGGCTGGAGATCCTGCCCTACGCCCGCTGCTGCGTCGGCTGCCAGCGCCGGGCGTCGTGA
- a CDS encoding PepSY domain-containing protein: protein MSAAAAPSGSPTGTSSPTGTASPTGSPNPTSTATDDQAERRALVPAAKVTWDKAADTAVGEVAGSKLVEIELTRAEAGSTASPASPAPSPGGPEWAAEVATQDGTRHTVRVDAVSGRVIQSQPDTEQDAGDKQETADLLGKAKLTAEQAAKTATGREQGTVSAVQLDSDDAGKVIWSVDVVNRNNWYLTTFDVDAVSGGILREEVDSD from the coding sequence GTGAGTGCGGCGGCCGCACCGAGCGGCAGCCCCACGGGTACGTCGAGTCCCACCGGCACGGCGAGCCCGACCGGCTCCCCCAACCCCACAAGCACCGCCACCGACGACCAGGCCGAGCGCCGCGCTCTGGTCCCGGCCGCCAAGGTCACCTGGGACAAGGCGGCCGACACGGCCGTCGGCGAGGTGGCGGGCAGCAAGCTGGTCGAGATCGAGCTCACCCGCGCGGAGGCCGGCAGCACCGCCAGTCCCGCGAGCCCCGCACCGAGCCCGGGCGGCCCCGAGTGGGCCGCCGAGGTCGCCACCCAGGACGGCACCCGCCACACCGTCCGCGTCGACGCCGTTTCCGGCCGGGTGATCCAGTCGCAGCCCGACACCGAGCAGGACGCCGGGGACAAGCAGGAGACCGCCGACCTGCTCGGCAAGGCGAAGCTGACGGCCGAGCAGGCGGCGAAGACCGCGACCGGCCGTGAACAGGGCACCGTCAGCGCCGTACAGCTGGACAGCGACGACGCAGGCAAGGTGATCTGGTCGGTCGACGTCGTCAACCGGAACAACTGGTACCTGACGACCTTCGACGTCGACGCGGTGAGCGGCGGGATCCTGCGCGAGGAGGTCGACAGCGACTGA
- a CDS encoding HAMP domain-containing sensor histidine kinase, translating into MSLFWRIFALNALVLGLATALLLWAPVTVSVPVLLTEAVILVGGLVVMLVANAALLRIGLAPLERLTRLMTTVDLLRPGQRLPGPPGQGGVAELISTFNDMLERLETERATSSARALSAQEAERRRIAQELHDEVGQSMTAVLLALKRVADRSPEHLRAEVRQAQETTRESLDEVRRLARRLRPGVLEDLGMVSALTALSADFATHTGLRIECDFDPGLPALACETELVLYRVAQEGLTNIARHAEAEHVRLAVRRTPGAVVLSIADDGRGTGLAREGAGIRGMRERALLIGATLDIAPGGAGGTRVSLSVPDDSAPVPAESAGTARAGKEVA; encoded by the coding sequence GTGTCGCTGTTCTGGCGGATTTTCGCCCTCAACGCGCTGGTCCTCGGCCTGGCGACGGCGCTGCTGCTGTGGGCGCCGGTGACCGTCTCGGTCCCGGTGCTGCTCACGGAGGCCGTCATCCTGGTGGGCGGCCTGGTGGTGATGCTGGTCGCCAACGCGGCCCTGCTGCGCATCGGACTGGCTCCGCTGGAGCGGCTCACCCGGCTCATGACCACCGTCGACCTGCTCCGCCCCGGCCAGCGGCTGCCGGGGCCGCCCGGGCAGGGCGGCGTAGCCGAACTGATCAGCACCTTCAACGACATGCTGGAGCGGCTGGAGACCGAACGCGCCACCAGCAGCGCCCGCGCGCTGTCGGCGCAGGAGGCGGAACGCCGCCGTATCGCGCAGGAACTCCACGACGAGGTGGGCCAGAGCATGACCGCGGTGCTGCTCGCGCTGAAACGTGTCGCCGACCGGTCCCCGGAGCACCTGAGGGCCGAGGTGCGGCAGGCGCAGGAGACCACCCGCGAAAGCCTCGACGAGGTGCGCAGGCTGGCCCGCCGGCTGCGGCCCGGTGTGCTGGAGGACCTCGGCATGGTCAGCGCGCTCACCGCGCTGAGCGCCGACTTCGCCACCCACACCGGGCTGCGCATCGAGTGCGACTTCGACCCCGGGCTCCCGGCGCTCGCATGCGAGACGGAACTGGTGCTCTACCGCGTCGCCCAGGAAGGCCTGACCAACATCGCGCGTCACGCGGAGGCGGAGCACGTCCGGCTCGCCGTGCGCCGCACACCCGGCGCGGTCGTGCTGAGCATCGCCGACGACGGCCGCGGTACCGGCCTCGCCCGCGAGGGCGCGGGGATTCGCGGCATGCGGGAACGTGCCCTGCTGATCGGCGCCACCCTCGACATCGCGCCGGGCGGCGCGGGCGGCACCCGGGTGTCCCTCTCCGTGCCCGACGACTCCGCCCCCGTGCCGGCGGAGTCCGCCGGCACGGCGCGTGCCGGGAAGGAGGTGGCGTAG
- a CDS encoding response regulator transcription factor, producing the protein MPEPDEIRILLADDHALVRRGVRLILDGEPGLRVVAEAGDGAEAIAMARSHAVDLAVLDIAMPRMTGLQAARELAALQPQLRILMLTMYDNEQYFFQALKAGACGYVLKSVADRDLLAACRAAMRGEPFLYPGAVTALIRNYLDRVRQGQETPDQILTAREEEVLKLVAEGQSSKDIAETLFISVKTVQRHRANLLRKLGLRDRLDLTRYAIRAGLIEP; encoded by the coding sequence GTGCCCGAGCCGGACGAGATCCGCATCCTGCTCGCCGACGACCACGCCCTGGTGCGGCGCGGCGTGCGGCTGATCCTCGACGGTGAGCCCGGCCTCCGGGTCGTCGCGGAGGCCGGTGACGGCGCGGAGGCGATCGCCATGGCCCGCAGCCACGCCGTCGACCTGGCCGTCCTCGACATCGCCATGCCCCGCATGACCGGTCTCCAGGCCGCCCGTGAACTCGCGGCGCTGCAGCCCCAACTCCGCATCCTCATGCTGACGATGTACGACAACGAGCAGTACTTCTTCCAGGCGCTCAAGGCCGGGGCCTGCGGATACGTTCTGAAGTCCGTCGCCGACCGGGACCTGCTGGCGGCGTGCCGGGCCGCGATGCGCGGGGAGCCGTTCCTGTACCCGGGCGCGGTCACCGCTCTGATCCGCAACTACCTGGACCGGGTCCGCCAGGGCCAGGAGACGCCGGACCAGATCCTCACCGCGCGCGAGGAGGAGGTCCTCAAGCTCGTCGCGGAGGGCCAGTCCTCCAAGGACATCGCGGAGACCCTGTTCATCAGTGTCAAGACCGTTCAGCGCCATCGCGCGAACCTGTTGCGCAAGCTCGGCCTGCGGGACCGCCTGGACCTGACCCGCTACGCGATCAGGGCCGGCCTCATCGAACCCTGA
- a CDS encoding aldehyde dehydrogenase (NADP(+)), translating into MDGVVRAAWEARGSLVDRGVRVGFLRGAADLLEESSASLVEVADAETALGGVRLRGELARTCYQLRAFAEVVEEGSFLGVIIDHPDAGAVPPVPDLRRFKVPLGVVAVYAASNFPFAFSVAGGDTASALAAGCPVVVKAHPDHPGLSERVAGVLRRAAVRWGLPEGVVGLVHGFEAGVALVAHPLVAGAGFTGSVRGGRALFDAAAGRPVPIPFHGELGSLNPVVVTEGAAAERAEEIGAGLGGSMTLGVGQFCVKPGLVLVPASGEGDRLVEALAGVVAQAPVGVLLDGRMRDSFVAGVAQRAALVDVECPVEPGGEGERGVRAGFMTVPADRLTGPGAHDVLLEECFGPVTVVARYRQEAQVDAVLARVPGNLTATVHLSTAESRGEGRGGEWLGRLTPLAGRVLVNGWPTGVAVAPAQHHGGPYPATTSTSTSVGATAIERWLRPVAYQSTPQALLPPELRDDNPLGLPRRVNGRPQR; encoded by the coding sequence GTGGACGGTGTGGTGCGGGCTGCGTGGGAGGCGCGGGGTTCGTTGGTGGATCGTGGGGTGCGGGTGGGGTTCTTGCGGGGGGCGGCGGATCTGCTGGAGGAGTCGTCGGCTTCGTTGGTGGAGGTGGCGGACGCGGAGACGGCGTTGGGTGGGGTGCGGTTGCGTGGTGAGTTGGCGCGGACGTGTTATCAGTTGCGGGCGTTTGCGGAGGTGGTGGAGGAGGGGTCGTTCCTGGGGGTGATCATTGATCATCCTGATGCGGGGGCGGTTCCGCCGGTGCCGGATCTGCGGCGGTTCAAGGTGCCGTTGGGTGTGGTGGCGGTGTATGCGGCGTCGAATTTTCCGTTCGCGTTCTCGGTGGCGGGTGGGGACACGGCGAGTGCGTTGGCGGCGGGGTGTCCGGTGGTGGTGAAGGCGCATCCGGATCATCCGGGGTTGTCGGAGCGGGTGGCGGGGGTGTTGCGGCGGGCTGCGGTTCGGTGGGGTCTGCCGGAGGGTGTGGTGGGGTTGGTGCACGGTTTCGAGGCGGGGGTGGCGTTGGTGGCGCATCCGCTGGTGGCGGGGGCGGGGTTCACGGGGTCGGTGCGGGGTGGGCGGGCGTTGTTCGATGCGGCGGCGGGGCGGCCGGTGCCGATTCCGTTCCATGGGGAGTTGGGGTCGCTCAATCCGGTGGTGGTGACGGAGGGGGCTGCTGCGGAGCGGGCGGAGGAGATCGGTGCGGGTCTTGGGGGGTCGATGACGTTGGGGGTGGGGCAGTTCTGTGTGAAGCCGGGGTTGGTGCTGGTGCCGGCGTCGGGGGAGGGGGACCGGTTGGTGGAGGCGCTTGCGGGGGTGGTGGCGCAGGCGCCGGTGGGGGTGTTGCTGGACGGGCGGATGCGGGACTCGTTCGTGGCGGGGGTGGCACAGCGGGCGGCGCTGGTGGATGTGGAGTGTCCGGTGGAGCCGGGTGGGGAGGGTGAGCGGGGGGTGCGGGCGGGGTTCATGACCGTGCCGGCGGATCGGCTGACGGGGCCGGGTGCGCATGATGTGCTGTTGGAGGAGTGTTTCGGTCCGGTGACGGTGGTGGCCCGTTACCGGCAGGAGGCTCAGGTGGATGCGGTGCTGGCGCGGGTGCCGGGCAATTTGACCGCGACGGTGCATCTGTCCACGGCGGAGAGTCGTGGTGAGGGCCGGGGTGGTGAGTGGCTGGGCCGGCTGACGCCGCTGGCCGGCCGGGTCCTGGTCAACGGCTGGCCGACCGGTGTCGCGGTGGCCCCGGCCCAGCACCACGGGGGCCCTTATCCGGCGACCACCTCCACCTCCACCTCCGTGGGCGCCACCGCGATCGAGCGCTGGCTCCGCCCGGTCGCCTACCAGAGCACCCCCCAGGCCCTGCTCCCGCCGGAACTGCGTGACGACAACCCGCTCGGACTTCCCCGGCGCGTGAACGGCCGCCCGCAACGCTGA